From Desulfurispira natronophila, a single genomic window includes:
- the dxs gene encoding 1-deoxy-D-xylulose-5-phosphate synthase, whose protein sequence is MTLLDTITGPRDLEHLDEEQLQVLCSELREVIIETTSKVGGHVASNLGVVELTVALHRVFESPADRIIWDVGHQCYPHKLLTGRREQFHTIRQSNGLSGFPKRQESEHDHLDTGHSSTSISAALGMRAALDLKGDAGKVIAVIGDGSIGAGMAFEGLNHAGHLDKDLIIILNDNEMSISENVGALSKYFSKIITGQVYNRFRRDLESMLQSLPRGERLVRAAKRVEEGIKGFMTPGILFEELNIKYFGPVDGHDLNSLMDFLENIKQIDGPLLLHVITRKGEGYAPAEQNPEQFHGVGPYDRKTGKVTSNSSVPSYTAVAGRAVVELGEEDKKVVTITAAMPEGTGVHHFKHNFPDRFFDVGIAEQHAVTFAAGLALQGMHPYVFIYSTFFQRAYDQVIHDVCLQNLPVVFCIDRAGIVGNDGETHNGSFDLSFLRCIPNMKILTPKDENELYNMLLQARSLDSPVTIRYARGSGFGVEIRREPLDLLSWEVVHQGKKPVAVLATGYLVTQAKQLCEEKGVTLINARCIKPLDATLLDKVLRENRRIITLEENSQMGGFGSAVAQFLCAGEYQARLTSLGLPDEFISHGDQQTVRKRCGIDLDSLKLTFKELNI, encoded by the coding sequence ATGACACTGCTAGACACTATTACCGGTCCTCGTGACCTGGAACATCTCGACGAAGAGCAACTCCAGGTGCTTTGCAGTGAATTGCGAGAAGTAATTATTGAGACTACCAGCAAGGTTGGGGGGCACGTTGCTAGCAATCTTGGGGTTGTGGAGCTCACAGTCGCACTGCATCGTGTATTTGAATCTCCTGCAGACCGCATCATCTGGGATGTGGGGCACCAATGCTACCCCCATAAACTCCTTACCGGCAGACGTGAACAGTTCCATACAATCCGTCAAAGTAACGGTTTGAGTGGCTTCCCAAAGCGTCAAGAGAGTGAACATGACCATCTGGACACCGGCCACTCAAGCACATCCATCTCGGCAGCACTGGGCATGCGAGCTGCACTGGATCTTAAGGGAGATGCTGGCAAAGTCATAGCGGTCATTGGTGATGGCTCTATAGGTGCTGGCATGGCATTTGAGGGGCTCAATCACGCTGGACACCTGGACAAGGATCTTATTATCATCTTAAATGATAACGAGATGAGTATTTCAGAGAACGTTGGTGCCCTGTCAAAATACTTTTCAAAAATCATAACTGGCCAGGTTTATAACCGGTTTCGCCGGGATCTGGAAAGCATGTTGCAATCCTTGCCGCGAGGTGAGCGGCTGGTACGCGCAGCAAAGCGGGTAGAAGAAGGTATAAAAGGGTTTATGACACCGGGAATCCTCTTTGAAGAGCTCAACATTAAGTACTTTGGTCCAGTGGACGGCCACGACCTTAATTCACTGATGGATTTTCTGGAAAATATAAAACAAATAGATGGTCCCCTTCTGCTCCACGTTATTACTCGCAAAGGTGAAGGCTACGCTCCTGCTGAGCAAAATCCTGAACAATTTCACGGTGTTGGCCCTTACGACCGCAAGACGGGAAAAGTGACAAGCAACTCTTCAGTACCCAGCTACACTGCTGTCGCTGGTCGAGCCGTAGTAGAGTTGGGTGAAGAAGATAAAAAAGTGGTGACCATCACCGCCGCTATGCCTGAGGGTACCGGGGTGCATCACTTCAAGCATAATTTCCCTGATCGTTTCTTTGATGTTGGCATAGCCGAGCAACATGCTGTCACTTTTGCGGCTGGACTCGCTTTACAGGGCATGCACCCCTATGTCTTCATTTACTCTACTTTTTTCCAGCGCGCCTATGATCAGGTTATCCACGACGTATGCCTTCAAAATCTTCCCGTAGTGTTCTGTATAGATCGTGCCGGCATTGTGGGTAATGATGGCGAAACCCACAATGGTTCATTTGATCTCTCATTTTTGCGCTGTATTCCCAATATGAAAATTCTTACCCCAAAAGATGAAAACGAGCTTTATAATATGTTGCTGCAAGCTCGCTCCCTTGACTCTCCCGTGACCATTCGCTACGCCCGCGGCAGTGGTTTCGGCGTAGAGATACGTCGCGAGCCACTGGATCTGCTCTCCTGGGAAGTAGTGCATCAGGGCAAAAAACCCGTTGCTGTGCTAGCCACTGGCTACTTGGTTACCCAGGCTAAGCAGTTGTGCGAGGAAAAGGGCGTGACTCTCATAAATGCTCGGTGCATCAAACCTTTGGATGCTACGTTGCTGGACAAGGTACTGCGAGAAAATCGAAGGATTATTACCCTGGAGGAAAATAGTCAGATGGGTGGGTTTGGATCAGCGGTAGCCCAGTTTCTTTGCGCGGGAGAGTATCAGGCGCGCCTGACTAGCCTGGGTTTACCCGATGAATTTATCAGTCATGGTGACCAGCAGACAGTACGCAAGCGCTGTGGTATCGACCTGGATTCACTTAAGCTAACTTTCAAGGAGTTGAATATATGA
- the rbfA gene encoding 30S ribosome-binding factor RbfA — translation MSVRIEKVNSQMLQTLSIILQREMPSECGLVNINAVQTSSDITMAKVYYGVLGDETQTTMAQAWIEKHTKTVQHHLSQELRHMRRVPQLRFIYDEGSQHSIRVTQILDELKRQEEER, via the coding sequence ATGAGTGTTCGCATAGAAAAGGTCAACAGTCAGATGTTGCAGACCCTGTCGATTATTTTACAGAGGGAAATGCCGTCAGAGTGCGGCCTGGTCAACATAAATGCCGTTCAAACATCATCGGATATTACCATGGCAAAGGTATATTATGGCGTACTGGGCGATGAGACCCAAACGACTATGGCCCAAGCGTGGATCGAAAAGCATACCAAGACGGTACAGCACCACCTTAGTCAGGAACTTCGTCATATGCGAAGAGTGCCTCAGCTGCGCTTTATTTATGACGAGGGCTCCCAGCACAGCATCCGGGTAACCCAGATTCTCGATGAGCTGAAGCGACAGGAAGAAGAGCGCTGA
- a CDS encoding DHH family phosphoesterase encodes MTKLLFDDRPAIWDILYSAQRPAVVAHLNPDGDTIGCALALFHRLKTMGREPWVVCESPITREYHFLPGAECFRHSIPDEADAIIAVDASTLDRLGDVGWHENVPTVNIDHHITNKGFARYNYVIGEAAATAMLIYELLEKMGPVDYQESLCLYTALFTDTGGFRYSSSSPESHIIAARLLEKGIDPWQITVQIYESMAWEKMLLLRHCLERVEFNRSKGVAWTWVNQQDFQETGTEPSDTDGFINYLRAIDGVEVAVFIRQDSPTSHKVSFRSKGRINVASICDGFGGGGHHNAGGFQVDNLDITSIMEEIYRLLP; translated from the coding sequence ATGACCAAACTGCTTTTTGATGATCGACCAGCGATATGGGATATTCTTTACAGTGCTCAGCGCCCTGCTGTAGTAGCCCACCTCAACCCTGATGGTGATACTATTGGATGCGCCTTGGCCCTTTTTCACCGACTAAAAACTATGGGCCGGGAACCTTGGGTTGTCTGCGAAAGTCCTATTACCCGTGAGTATCACTTTTTACCTGGTGCAGAGTGCTTTCGCCACAGTATTCCAGATGAAGCCGATGCCATCATTGCGGTGGATGCTTCCACCCTGGATCGTCTAGGCGATGTGGGTTGGCATGAAAATGTGCCAACGGTTAACATTGACCATCACATTACCAATAAGGGATTTGCTCGCTACAACTATGTAATTGGGGAAGCCGCAGCCACTGCAATGCTCATCTACGAGTTGCTGGAGAAGATGGGGCCTGTGGACTACCAGGAAAGTCTTTGCCTCTACACAGCCCTGTTTACCGACACCGGAGGATTTCGCTACTCATCTTCCAGTCCGGAAAGCCATATTATAGCAGCTCGGCTATTGGAAAAGGGCATCGATCCTTGGCAAATAACTGTACAGATTTACGAGTCCATGGCATGGGAAAAAATGCTTCTGTTACGCCACTGCCTGGAGCGAGTAGAGTTCAACCGGTCAAAGGGTGTCGCCTGGACCTGGGTGAACCAGCAGGATTTCCAGGAAACTGGCACAGAGCCTAGTGATACTGATGGTTTTATCAATTACTTACGTGCCATTGATGGTGTCGAAGTGGCTGTCTTTATCCGCCAGGATAGCCCCACGTCCCACAAGGTATCATTTCGCTCCAAAGGGCGTATCAATGTAGCCTCCATTTGTGATGGCTTTGGTGGGGGTGGTCACCACAACGCTGGTGGATTTCAAGTAGATAATCTTGACATTACGTCGATTATGGAAGAGATATACAGGCTGTTGCCGTGA
- the truB gene encoding tRNA pseudouridine(55) synthase TruB, producing MSGAIYALDKPVGVSSHQAMKTFQKSVGARKAGHGGTLDPFATGVIIILSGSYTKLEPYLSHSHKVYQASLELGCRTSTADPEGEVVETASVPPFDEVLLQQVATDLTGSVELPVPAYSAVKIAGRKAYDYARKGEILDMPVRTTSVANLVIKSDPSARRVHFYADVSRGTYIRALGEEIARRLGTIGHLSTLRRIRCCDIGVGDCVTLDQVRQNTPVPLSPCDVLRENTIFETDSHTIAALHQGRPLQWNTLRETHAGLAGNPTGIVMDDSGAVVSVIDIRQGRILRNI from the coding sequence GTGAGTGGTGCCATCTACGCTTTGGATAAACCGGTGGGAGTGTCATCCCATCAAGCAATGAAAACTTTCCAGAAGTCTGTAGGAGCACGCAAGGCTGGTCATGGAGGAACGCTGGACCCCTTTGCAACGGGAGTCATTATTATTCTTTCCGGATCCTACACCAAGCTGGAACCATACTTGAGCCATAGCCATAAAGTGTATCAAGCTTCTTTGGAGCTTGGCTGCCGTACAAGCACCGCAGATCCGGAGGGAGAGGTTGTTGAAACAGCTTCGGTACCACCTTTTGATGAAGTGCTGCTCCAGCAGGTGGCTACGGATCTTACCGGTTCAGTTGAACTTCCAGTTCCCGCCTATTCAGCGGTAAAAATTGCCGGACGCAAGGCCTATGACTATGCTCGCAAAGGAGAGATTCTGGATATGCCGGTTCGCACCACTTCCGTAGCGAATCTTGTTATAAAAAGTGATCCTTCTGCCAGGCGTGTTCATTTTTATGCCGATGTAAGCCGCGGCACTTACATTCGCGCTTTGGGCGAAGAGATAGCTCGTCGCCTGGGGACCATCGGTCACCTTAGTACTTTACGTCGTATCCGCTGTTGTGATATTGGCGTCGGTGATTGCGTCACACTGGATCAAGTCAGGCAAAATACTCCTGTCCCCCTGAGTCCTTGTGATGTGCTGCGAGAGAATACGATTTTCGAGACAGATAGCCATACCATTGCGGCCCTTCACCAGGGGCGCCCACTTCAGTGGAATACCCTGCGGGAGACTCATGCCGGACTGGCCGGTAATCCGACAGGTATCGTAATGGATGATTCAGGAGCCGTTGTTTCGGTTATTGATATCCGGCAAGGCCGGATACTTCGTAATATATAA
- a CDS encoding nucleotidyltransferase domain-containing protein, with protein sequence MLQEALEQTSLNQEETRTMEKLVKRIRTKYAKVVTNVVLYGSTLRQAGVRRKDLNVLIIMNQKDTELARTMAEALEQLDKKIKLDPKIISMEEYLGEAQLESNFYKKVTNEGVEVYKNPEVMTVPAD encoded by the coding sequence GTGCTGCAAGAAGCTCTTGAGCAAACCAGTCTTAATCAGGAAGAAACACGTACCATGGAAAAGCTTGTCAAGCGTATCCGCACCAAGTATGCCAAAGTGGTCACTAATGTAGTGCTTTATGGCAGTACACTCAGGCAAGCTGGTGTTCGCCGCAAGGATCTCAATGTTCTGATCATTATGAATCAAAAGGACACGGAGTTGGCCCGCACCATGGCAGAAGCTCTGGAGCAGTTGGACAAGAAAATCAAACTGGACCCCAAAATCATTTCCATGGAGGAGTATCTTGGGGAAGCTCAGCTTGAAAGCAATTTCTATAAAAAAGTTACCAACGAAGGGGTAGAAGTCTACAAGAATCCTGAGGTAATGACCGTTCCTGCTGATTGA
- a CDS encoding dihydroorotate dehydrogenase electron transfer subunit, translated as MTTYSILRNQSIGGGNYLMEVSLPPGTHVHPGQFCMLQANVSGYDPLLKRPISIADKTEKSMLFAYKVVGRGTEIMSHFVTGQNIDILGPLGNGFELHQGQALLVGGGIGIAPLLLLARELKAAGVTCQAIIGAATANDLIFTRELGDICDDLVITTDDGSLGRQGFVTAAMEGKELTHTHIYCCGPDPMMRQVAKLGAKALSCQLSLETHMACGIGVCLGCVTETQDELGNVNRRTVCKEGPVFTDNQITGGLPAT; from the coding sequence ATGACGACTTATTCTATACTGCGTAATCAGTCTATCGGGGGAGGAAACTACTTGATGGAAGTCTCACTTCCTCCAGGAACCCATGTGCACCCAGGGCAGTTTTGCATGTTGCAGGCGAATGTCTCAGGCTACGACCCTCTCCTAAAGCGCCCCATATCCATTGCTGACAAAACTGAGAAGAGCATGCTCTTTGCCTACAAGGTTGTGGGGCGCGGCACAGAAATCATGAGTCACTTTGTTACAGGTCAAAATATAGATATTCTGGGACCTTTGGGGAACGGATTTGAGCTTCACCAAGGCCAGGCACTTCTTGTTGGTGGAGGTATTGGTATTGCACCTCTCCTGCTACTGGCACGGGAATTAAAGGCTGCAGGTGTGACTTGCCAAGCGATAATTGGTGCAGCAACTGCTAATGACTTGATTTTCACCCGTGAGTTGGGAGATATTTGCGACGATCTGGTCATTACCACCGATGACGGCTCCCTTGGAAGGCAGGGTTTTGTTACCGCAGCGATGGAAGGAAAAGAGCTTACTCATACTCATATATACTGCTGTGGTCCCGATCCCATGATGCGTCAAGTAGCCAAACTGGGGGCTAAAGCACTCTCTTGCCAACTTTCACTGGAAACCCATATGGCCTGTGGCATCGGCGTCTGCCTGGGTTGCGTGACAGAGACCCAGGATGAGCTTGGAAATGTGAATCGCCGCACTGTCTGCAAAGAAGGCCCAGTTTTTACTGACAATCAAATTACTGGTGGATTGCCAGCAACATGA
- a CDS encoding calcium/sodium antiporter: MTLILSLTFFSIGIVLLYFGAEYLVRGGISLALARGIRPLVVGLTIVALGTSLPEFFVSFMGLLEGSGDIAIGNIVGSNIANIALVLAVSAIITPVRLDGTIARVELPFVIVISVVFFLMAMGGTLSRLDGAIMVAGLLSFLLYCFRSGKDVSDGTNSALSPHSGTLRFVLYIVAGSIGLMLGARLMVQNGIIIAQSFGVSELAIGITLIAVGTSLPELMTCIVASVKKSGDLSIGNIIGSNIFNLLFVCGIIALISPITVAPSLLKVDIPIMLAAIMVLYPLARSKGSIGRIEGLLLLAAYSGYMYYTLA, from the coding sequence ATGACTCTCATTTTGAGTCTGACTTTTTTTTCCATAGGCATTGTTCTCCTTTACTTTGGAGCTGAGTACCTGGTACGTGGGGGCATATCGCTGGCGTTGGCTAGAGGTATTCGCCCTTTAGTGGTAGGATTGACTATTGTAGCGCTGGGCACAAGCCTGCCAGAGTTTTTTGTAAGTTTTATGGGCTTGCTTGAAGGCTCTGGCGATATAGCCATTGGCAACATCGTGGGCAGCAATATCGCAAACATAGCCCTTGTGCTGGCTGTGAGTGCCATTATAACCCCGGTTCGTCTTGATGGCACTATTGCCAGGGTAGAACTCCCTTTCGTCATAGTCATATCAGTTGTTTTTTTTCTTATGGCCATGGGTGGTACATTGTCCCGGCTTGATGGGGCTATAATGGTTGCTGGTCTGTTGTCATTTTTGCTTTACTGTTTTCGCAGCGGCAAGGATGTATCAGATGGAACCAATTCTGCATTGTCGCCTCATTCAGGCACCTTGCGATTTGTACTTTATATTGTCGCAGGCTCCATTGGCCTTATGTTGGGGGCGCGACTGATGGTGCAAAATGGAATTATTATAGCTCAAAGCTTTGGTGTAAGTGAACTGGCTATTGGCATTACTCTGATAGCGGTAGGTACCAGTCTTCCTGAGCTAATGACATGTATCGTAGCATCTGTCAAGAAAAGTGGTGACTTAAGTATTGGCAATATCATTGGCAGCAATATTTTCAATCTTCTCTTTGTCTGTGGTATTATAGCTTTGATTTCACCAATCACAGTGGCGCCAAGCCTGCTAAAAGTCGATATTCCTATCATGCTGGCAGCAATTATGGTGCTTTACCCATTGGCACGTTCCAAGGGGTCTATTGGTCGTATTGAGGGGCTTCTGCTTCTAGCAGCTTACAGTGGCTACATGTACTACACACTTGCATAA
- a CDS encoding peptidylprolyl isomerase has protein sequence MISVFRNATAPVKILLWFVIATFIGSIFVVWGIQSGDKRTSSYVVRVNDIEIGHNEFNRTYNQVYQNVSALFGDQAGPELNEQVREIVIDNLISKALLLEEAKRRGMRVSDQELFNSIAAIDAFRQDGSFDRNLYRSVLEANQLSPAIFEDMQKESLLVEKVQNQLISEVNITEDDLMEEYQWQHGKVAFDYIMLFPELFTSKIDPDDDELRAFYEDNSRQYMTPKSIQISYVKIPYNPQQTNDEEEVRQILQELRTMVRQGGVDFADASAEMDLPHVTSYIFDQDSVPEELINETRLVREAFIMPEGGLTNVIRGQDAMYLVKKEKDVEPMVVPFIEIRDQVLADYIQHQSYELSQQAANDLQGKDILEISVKTGAQIDGTDLIPYADRDQGPGFNQDLMLLAFHTEVGETAGPAEIISIPLFLKVTNKEYADESTFDEYRPELEAEVRQRRGNELLSEWLMESRQNARINVNKSLFAN, from the coding sequence ATGATCAGCGTTTTTCGCAATGCTACCGCTCCAGTTAAAATTCTTCTTTGGTTTGTCATAGCAACGTTTATTGGTTCAATTTTTGTTGTTTGGGGTATCCAGAGCGGAGATAAGCGTACAAGCTCATATGTGGTGCGTGTCAATGATATTGAAATTGGGCACAACGAGTTCAACCGCACCTATAACCAGGTTTATCAAAATGTCAGTGCCCTTTTTGGCGATCAGGCTGGGCCAGAGCTCAATGAGCAAGTGCGTGAAATCGTCATTGACAATCTTATTTCCAAAGCACTTTTGCTGGAAGAAGCAAAACGACGCGGCATGCGAGTTTCTGATCAGGAATTATTCAACAGCATTGCTGCCATTGATGCATTTAGACAGGATGGTTCTTTTGATCGTAATCTTTACCGCAGCGTACTCGAGGCCAATCAGCTTTCCCCTGCGATATTTGAAGATATGCAAAAAGAGTCACTACTCGTAGAAAAAGTACAAAATCAACTCATAAGCGAAGTGAATATCACCGAGGATGATCTTATGGAGGAGTATCAGTGGCAGCATGGCAAGGTGGCTTTTGACTATATCATGCTTTTTCCTGAACTTTTCACAAGCAAGATAGATCCAGATGATGATGAACTGCGTGCCTTCTATGAAGACAACTCTCGACAGTACATGACACCCAAAAGCATTCAAATCTCTTATGTTAAAATCCCTTACAACCCGCAGCAAACAAATGACGAAGAAGAGGTGAGGCAAATACTGCAGGAGCTGCGCACCATGGTTCGTCAGGGTGGTGTTGATTTTGCCGACGCCTCTGCTGAAATGGACCTCCCCCACGTCACCTCATACATTTTTGACCAGGACTCAGTACCAGAGGAGCTGATAAACGAAACACGACTGGTGCGCGAAGCATTTATTATGCCTGAAGGAGGGCTCACCAATGTCATCCGTGGTCAGGATGCCATGTACCTGGTAAAGAAAGAGAAAGACGTCGAGCCTATGGTAGTTCCTTTTATTGAGATACGCGATCAGGTTCTGGCAGACTATATCCAGCACCAGTCCTATGAGCTCAGCCAGCAGGCTGCCAACGATCTGCAGGGTAAGGACATACTGGAAATTTCTGTAAAAACCGGTGCACAAATCGATGGAACCGATCTGATACCTTATGCTGACCGTGATCAAGGTCCTGGCTTCAACCAAGACCTTATGTTATTGGCATTCCATACTGAAGTAGGGGAAACCGCAGGCCCAGCGGAGATTATCAGCATCCCCCTCTTTCTTAAGGTTACCAACAAAGAGTACGCTGATGAGTCCACTTTTGACGAGTATCGTCCTGAGCTGGAAGCAGAAGTGCGTCAACGCCGTGGTAATGAGTTGCTTTCTGAATGGCTTATGGAGTCGCGCCAGAATGCCCGCATAAATGTTAATAAGTCTCTCTTTGCCAACTGA
- the polA gene encoding DNA polymerase I, whose product MKLLIVDGNSFIYKAFYAIRGLSNAQGVPTNAVYGFHNILDKCLSVLQPDGVAIVFDTRQPTFRHKRYPQYKAQRQKAPEDLLTQIPHIHHMVQTMGYTILTMDGYEADDIIATITQHSRKQGYTEVYIATSDKDLGQLLVQPGVFLYDTSKEKILDAEGLQQKIGVAPQQVVDYLALTGDSSDNIPGVKGVGPKSAQKLMLQYGDLDAVYAHLHEIGGALHKRLQDDRENAYLSRELITLHPEVPLESWDYKPGKRDTTALGNFYREMDFRGLLERLSSENTTTTPSDNPTHSALSFSVTMLDDSHDMRALQEQLQQQQVFALDTETTSEHPMLAELVGVSLAFEETVVYLPVDHNGYENNIALPRLEALLQLMNRPEVLLVGQNLKYDLIVLEQHGISLSRPTLFDTMVASYILDANRRSHSLDQLAQEFLCHQMIPFREVVPKGATFRDVKVDTAAQYAGEDAAATLALFHKFSSSIDQSFAKLFHDIEMPLLRVLVSMEQTGIRLDLSELQRIEATLSHRLCELEERIHELAGEAFNINSPKQLASILFDKLEIPPVKKTKTGYSTDVSVLESLAQEYEIAEKLTHYRTVGKLLSTYVKSLSKLIHPRTHRIHTSFNQTIANTGRLSSSDPNLQNIPIRTEEGRQIRKAFVPKDGYFFVAADYSQIELRIAAHLSGDKGMISAFRDGLDIHARTAEAIFGSAEPNYRRMAKAVNFGILYGISAYKLSRDLGITPKEGQALIDSYFLQYQGVKVYIDQQIAFARQHGYAQTLYGRRRYLPDINSRNFNIREAAQRNAVNMPIQGTAADIIKIAMNRIAPHLQSFNARMLLQIHDELLFEVPQQEVPSFSNFLQQTMEGAASLSVHLSATVQSGINWNEVH is encoded by the coding sequence ATGAAGCTACTGATAGTCGATGGCAACTCTTTTATTTACAAAGCATTCTATGCTATCCGCGGATTAAGCAACGCTCAGGGTGTGCCTACAAATGCCGTATACGGTTTTCACAATATTCTTGACAAATGCCTTTCTGTCCTTCAACCAGATGGTGTAGCGATAGTATTTGACACACGCCAGCCGACTTTTCGTCATAAGCGTTACCCTCAATACAAGGCGCAACGCCAAAAAGCGCCGGAGGACTTGCTCACTCAAATTCCTCACATACACCATATGGTCCAAACCATGGGGTACACCATCCTGACCATGGATGGTTATGAGGCTGATGATATTATCGCTACCATTACACAGCACTCCCGCAAACAGGGCTACACAGAAGTGTATATTGCTACGTCCGATAAAGACTTGGGCCAGCTCCTTGTCCAACCTGGCGTCTTTCTCTACGACACTTCAAAGGAGAAAATCCTTGATGCTGAAGGGCTGCAGCAGAAAATCGGGGTAGCACCACAACAAGTAGTTGACTACTTGGCTCTCACTGGCGATAGTTCCGACAATATTCCCGGAGTCAAGGGCGTTGGGCCTAAATCAGCACAAAAGTTGATGTTGCAGTATGGCGACCTGGATGCCGTATATGCTCACTTACATGAGATCGGTGGTGCGCTACACAAGCGGCTGCAGGATGACCGAGAAAATGCTTACCTCTCCCGAGAGCTTATCACTCTTCATCCAGAAGTACCCCTGGAGTCATGGGACTATAAACCAGGTAAGCGTGATACCACTGCTCTTGGCAATTTTTACCGTGAAATGGACTTTCGGGGTCTGCTTGAGCGGTTATCCAGCGAGAACACGACCACTACCCCATCTGATAATCCTACCCATTCTGCTTTAAGTTTCTCCGTCACTATGCTGGATGACTCTCATGATATGAGAGCTTTGCAAGAGCAATTACAGCAGCAACAAGTTTTTGCTCTTGACACAGAAACCACATCGGAGCACCCCATGCTGGCAGAGCTGGTAGGTGTCAGCCTGGCATTTGAAGAAACCGTAGTCTACCTACCAGTTGACCACAACGGTTATGAGAACAATATTGCATTACCTAGGCTCGAGGCACTGCTTCAGCTTATGAATCGCCCTGAGGTGCTTCTGGTGGGACAAAATCTCAAGTATGATCTCATTGTTCTGGAGCAACACGGCATTAGTCTTTCCCGGCCTACACTCTTTGACACCATGGTAGCATCTTATATCCTTGATGCAAACCGACGCTCACATAGCCTCGATCAGCTGGCACAAGAGTTTCTTTGTCATCAAATGATTCCTTTTCGTGAGGTGGTGCCCAAGGGAGCCACTTTCCGCGATGTTAAAGTTGACACCGCTGCGCAATACGCCGGTGAAGACGCCGCTGCAACCCTTGCTCTGTTCCACAAGTTTTCATCCTCAATTGACCAAAGCTTTGCCAAACTGTTCCACGATATTGAGATGCCCCTGTTGCGAGTGCTTGTATCCATGGAACAAACAGGCATAAGGCTTGACCTCTCTGAGCTTCAACGCATCGAGGCTACTTTGAGCCACCGGCTTTGTGAGCTAGAAGAACGAATACACGAACTTGCTGGAGAAGCGTTTAACATTAACTCCCCAAAGCAATTAGCAAGCATTTTATTTGATAAGCTGGAAATCCCACCAGTAAAAAAAACCAAAACCGGCTACTCAACTGACGTTTCAGTGCTGGAGTCACTGGCGCAAGAGTATGAAATTGCAGAAAAACTTACCCACTATCGTACCGTGGGCAAGCTTCTCTCCACTTACGTTAAAAGCCTTTCAAAGCTGATTCACCCACGCACTCATCGCATTCACACCAGTTTCAACCAGACTATTGCCAACACCGGCAGGCTTTCAAGCTCCGATCCAAATTTACAGAATATACCCATTCGCACCGAAGAAGGTCGCCAGATTCGAAAAGCATTTGTGCCTAAAGATGGGTATTTTTTTGTTGCAGCTGACTACTCACAGATTGAACTACGCATTGCTGCCCACTTAAGCGGTGACAAAGGAATGATAAGTGCTTTTCGCGACGGACTTGATATACATGCTCGCACAGCAGAAGCAATTTTTGGTTCTGCCGAACCCAATTACCGCCGTATGGCAAAGGCAGTCAACTTTGGAATACTTTACGGAATTTCTGCCTACAAACTCAGTCGAGACTTGGGCATAACTCCTAAAGAGGGTCAGGCACTGATAGACAGCTATTTTCTTCAGTATCAGGGCGTTAAGGTATACATAGATCAGCAGATAGCTTTTGCTCGCCAACACGGATATGCTCAGACCCTTTATGGACGCCGACGCTATCTTCCTGATATCAATAGCCGTAACTTTAATATTCGCGAGGCAGCACAGCGAAATGCCGTCAATATGCCCATTCAAGGCACCGCAGCAGACATTATTAAAATTGCAATGAACCGCATAGCTCCTCATTTGCAATCATTTAATGCTCGCATGCTACTGCAGATCCATGATGAGCTTCTTTTTGAGGTACCACAACAGGAAGTCCCAAGTTTTTCGAATTTTTTGCAGCAGACCATGGAGGGAGCTGCCTCACTCAGTGTTCATTTAAGTGCAACCGTTCAGAGCGGAATCAACTGGAATGAAGTCCACTGA